The Flavobacterium sp. CBA20B-1 genome includes the window AAGCTTGTTGGTATGCATCTAAAGCAGCGTCAGATCCTACTGCATCATGCACAATATGCTTTGCTGTTGGATAAGCAGCTTTAAATTCTGCGATTAGTTTATCAGTAGAAGGCGAAGCCATTGTGTTTGTTAACAAAACAATCTGACCTGTTGCACTTGCTAAGCTTGCTTTTATTTTTTGATCAACCTCTGACCATGAAGCTTCTTTACCTTCAATTTTAGGTTGCTTTAAGCGTAAACTATCATATAAAGATAATACAGATGCATGTACACGTGCGTTTGCACCTGTTAATGCGTTCTCCATAAAGTTGTTCTCTACCTTAATAGGACGACCTTCACGTGTTTTAATCAACACGTTAACGAAATCAAAACCATCAGCCACTGTAGTTGCATAGTAATCTGCAATTCCAGGAATAATTTCTTCTGGTTGGAATACATAAGGAATCGACTTTTTCACTGGTCCTTCACAAGCTGCTAAAGAAGCTGCAGCTGTAGAAAACCCAACATATTTCAAAAAGTCTCTACGAGATGTTGATGAAGAAGACAATGTATTTTTGTCACCAAGAAAATCCTCTGTTGGAATTTCTTCAACAAACTCATTGTTTCTTAGCGTCTCAACAATAGAACTGTTCTCGTTAAGCTCCTCAACACTTTTCCAGTATTTTTTGTTTGATGCCATTGTATATATATTAGCTTCTTAAATTATTATTAATAGTGACATTTACCACACTCTAAACCACCTAACTGTGCTGCTGTTAATTTCTCAACACCATATTTCTTAGATAATTCTTCGTGAATCTTAGCGTAGTATTCGTTGTCTTTTACGTTTACTTCTGTTTCACGGTGACAATTCACACACCATCCCATTGTTAAAGGCGAATGTTGCTTCATGATCTCCATTGTTTCAACCGGTCCGTGACAAGTTTGACATTCTAAACCTGCAACAGAGACGTGCTGTGAGTGGTTAAAGTACACAAAGTCAGGTAAATTATGAATACGAACCCATTTTACTGGTTTTTCTTTACCTGTGTATGATTGCGTTGCAGGATCCCATCCTACTGCATCGTATATTTTCTTGATTTCTGCGGTATAGAATTCTTTGCTGTAATCAACGTAAGTAGAATCAGGACTACCTGTAAATTCAGAAATATTCTTGTGACAGTTCATACAAACGTTCATTGAAGGAATTCCCGAAGTTTTAGATGTACGTGCCGACGAGTGACAATATTTACAATCGATACCGTTTTCACCAGCATGTATTTTGTGCGAGAAGTGAATTGGCTGAATTGGCTCATAGTTTTGATCTACTCCAATTTGCATCATATAACCAAATGCAAAATACGCACCTGCCAACATTAACACAATTACAGAAGTGATTACTAAGAACTGATTTTTAACGAATGCTTTCCAGATTGGCAACGATTTTGTTTCGTTTGCAGTAAGCAAGTTGTTTTTGTCAGCAACCTTGTTCAACACTCGTCTTACCAAGATAAGCATTACTACCAACATTGCAAGCACAACAACCAACGCCCCTAAAACAATCATTTCAGAAACACCACCTCCGCTAGCTGCTGCACCACTTTCTGGCGTTTTTGCAACGGTTGGTTCCGGTTTTGGCTCTGATGTATAAGCAAGGATATTATCAATATCTTCATCAGATAAATTTGGAAACGAGTTCATTGGAACTTTATTCCATTCGTTAAATAATTTAACAGCATCAGCATCACCAGATTTGATTAAACCTGAACTGTCTTTAATCCATTTATGCAACCAATCTGAAGATCGACGCTCTGCCACACCTCTTAAGGCAGGTCCGGTAGAATTAGCGTCAAGCTTATGACAAGCTGCACAATTTGCATTAAATAACTCTTTACCTTTTGCTGCATCTTGCGCAAAAGACCCTGTAGAAAATGTTAACACAAATGTTAAACACAAGAAAAGAATCCTTGAAAACGAAGTATGGCTACCCACTTTTTTCATAGTTAAAAAAATGATTATCAACTAATTTTGGTATGTATTTTTCTATGTTTTACACACAGAACACACGATACCCTATTTATAAACTCCGACAAAAATACAACATAAGACGCAGTAAATAAAGCCTAATAAATACCAAAACTTAATTTATAATAATTCTAAATAAAAACTTAAAGCATGGTTTAGGGATAATTTTTTAAATTTGTTCAAAAATTTACTCATTATGAAGAATTTAAGAACTCATAAGGTTTTTATTATATTTATTTTAACATTTCTGTTTCATCAAAAATCGGTTGCACAAATTACTATAATTGAAAACAGCGAACAAAAAACCATTGATTTGCTTTTGGAGCGAAAAATGAATCAAAACAATCAGTTTTCGTTGTACACCAATTATTCTGTACAATTAAAAAATGGTTTGAAAGAAGAAGCAGAAGCTGTTTATAGGGAATTCACCACCGAATATCCGCAAATTGACGCTACTATTATTTTTGCCAATCCAAAATTTAAAGTGGTTGTTGGTAATTTTAAAAATAAAATTGAAGCAGAAAACCTATTAAAAAAAATCAATTACAAATATCCCGATGCATTTGTAGTAAAATTAAAGCATTAAAAAAACAGCACTCTTGAGTGCTGTTTTTTTTATACATCTAACGATTTCATCAATTATCAGAAAAAACCGTTTTGGGTGTTTTTTTGGTGCTTACATCCATCACAGGAACCAATCCTTCCGAAGGCATGTAAATGATTTGCGGCAAATCGCCTTTATCTGCCAATTTTTCTAATGTTCTAATAAACAAATACTGGTTATAGGTGCTGTTCAGCGTGCCGTTTTCCAACTTCATTGCTTCTGCCATTCCTTTTGCGCGTTCAATTTCGGCTTGTGCATTCAGTTTTTCGGCTTCTAAACGGGCTTTGGCTTCTTCGATTAAAATTTTTCTGTTTTGTTCTGCTTTTGCCATTTCGGCTTTTCCAGCCATTTCTTGTTGCCATACATTATACACCGGCAACCCAACCATTAAAGCCAAAATTAAAATTCCTATTCCAAGAATAATTGCAACTAATGTTTTTGTACTTTTCATAAATTATCTAATGCTCCTTTTATTGTGAAACCTAAAGATACAACATAATTTCTAAAATCGCTCGGTTTTGTAAAATCGCCCGCTCCAAAAGCAAATTGATAGCCGGCATTTCCGGTAACATAAAGCGAAGTGTGGCTCTTTGTTTCGATATTTGCAATCTTCACAGCAAAATCAATATGAGGAGTGAGCAAAAAATAGGCATCGCGGTTCAATCGAACAGGTGTTTTAATAACAGTTGTCACACCTGTATCTTCATTATAATACTCATCTATTTTCAATTGATTTTTATCGCGCAAGGTGCTGAACGAAAGCCCGGGTGCGATACCCATTCCTATTTGAAACTTGTCTTTATTAACCACATCATACTGCACTGGCACATTAATTCCCAAATAATGCACCAATGAATTATTGGTTTCATAACCAAAACCGTGCGTAAATTTATCGTTTGTATAAACATAATTGTTTCCAACAGAGAAAACATCGGTAAGATAATATCTTAAACCGACTTCGGCTCCTAAACGGTAGTTGTTAAAAACCGGTAAAACAGTTGCCTTGGCAGTAAACGCCAAATCGTTTTGTTGTGATTGCGCAAACGTTATTTGTCCAAATAAAAAGGCTGCTAAAAGTAGTAAATGTTTCATAATGCTAGATTTTCTTCTGCCAACACAAAAAGTAAGCCAAAAAGAAAACCGCTCGGTTTATTGAGCGGTTTTGTATAAAAATAATCTGTGAATCTGTGGCAATCAATTAAAACCCAGCCAAATTGATGATTTTCCCAGGAACGATAATTACTTTCTTAGGCGTTTTACCGTCTAATTGTGCAATAGTACGTTCATCATTCATAATGATTTCTTCGATTTGTGCTGCGGTTAAATCTAAAGGCTTAAACTACTATTTATTCTAACTGCTGAATCCTCCATACACTTTTTGCATATCTAGCTAACTCTTTTTGCCTTGAAATTATTTTACTCTCTGTCCATGTCTCATTTTCTTGACAAAGCTTTTGTGTCAATTTAGAGTTGCTTTTAATAAGATATTGTTTTTTTAATTCAAAACTTGAATTTTCAACATCTTTATTCAAGCTCTTTTCAAGCAATGTTAAATTTCCTATCCTAAATATTGATCGATTAATCTCCTCGTCAGAAAATTGATACCAATCATTGTTTGGATTCTCAGGCAGTATATGCTCTATAGTATAAATATCACTATCATAAGGAATATCATTTGCAAAAATTTTCCTTTCTATACTACCAAAAATGTATTTAACAATTTTATGATTTCTTGTAGTTCTTTTGAATGACTTGGAAGAGAATGATTGCTCAAAGTCATTATCAGAAACATAAATTGATTTTAGTAAATCCAAACTAAAATTATGCTTTTCTTTGATTTCTAAAGCCAATTTATTATAAACATCCTCTAACTCATTAGGATTCAAACCACTTATGACATTGTATCTAAAAGAAATAACAGAGCAATATTTAACTAGTTTTATAAAATTTTCGATAGCTAAATTTTGATAACCTATCAAGAAAAGAGAAAATGTTTGTCTGACTTGAAATAATTTCAACTCTTCAAGTGCTTTTATCAATTCATTTTTATTTTCCCACAATACATCATTTGGGTTTTGAATAGCAATAAATACATCCGCATTTTTATCCAATTCTCTTATTAATTCAAAAGCTTGGGCTTTATTTATTATTGTTTTTTTTATGGTTTTAAATAAATTATTTTTTCTTACAATTTTATTTCTACTATTCCAATAATATCTTAAATAATCTTCAAATTTATTCGAACTTAATTTCCCTATCACTTTACTCCATAATTTCTCTAACTCCTCAATTTCAGACACATGAGGATTCGTTTCATCCACAAGCGAAAACAAATGATTCTTTAATAAATCAGAAGATGATAATTGAACACCACGAGCATTCAATGTTTCGAAGACCTTAAAGGCATTTAATTGATCTGTAACTTCAATTACTGTAAATGATATCTTATCAACTATTGTATCAATAAAACTAGCCAATTCAACACCATTTTTAAACTGCTTTCTTACCTTATCATAAAACCATTCAAAGCAACTTCTCATCTGCTTTTCTGAAGAATTAGTGTTTCTTATTGGCAAGTCTTTTAACAAGACTAAATGCTGTCTATAATAATCATCACTATTTCTATTAAGTTTAATCTTATTATCAGAGATTAATGTTACGGGATTTACATAACCGATATAACTATTTAGTAAAGTTTCCTTTCTTATTAAATTATCATCTCTATCTATATC containing:
- a CDS encoding DUF262 domain-containing protein encodes the protein MKGIQDTSNKTYRQLMGNGLRYEIPKFQRDYSWETEQWDDLWFDLMSLIENEEIEHYMGYLVLQTSNNKNFSIIDGQQRLTTMSLLILSVLKCLDDLVNQDIDRDDNLIRKETLLNSYIGYVNPVTLISDNKIKLNRNSDDYYRQHLVLLKDLPIRNTNSSEKQMRSCFEWFYDKVRKQFKNGVELASFIDTIVDKISFTVIEVTDQLNAFKVFETLNARGVQLSSSDLLKNHLFSLVDETNPHVSEIEELEKLWSKVIGKLSSNKFEDYLRYYWNSRNKIVRKNNLFKTIKKTIINKAQAFELIRELDKNADVFIAIQNPNDVLWENKNELIKALEELKLFQVRQTFSLFLIGYQNLAIENFIKLVKYCSVISFRYNVISGLNPNELEDVYNKLALEIKEKHNFSLDLLKSIYVSDNDFEQSFSSKSFKRTTRNHKIVKYIFGSIERKIFANDIPYDSDIYTIEHILPENPNNDWYQFSDEEINRSIFRIGNLTLLEKSLNKDVENSSFELKKQYLIKSNSKLTQKLCQENETWTESKIISRQKELARYAKSVWRIQQLE
- a CDS encoding c-type cytochrome, with the translated sequence MKKVGSHTSFSRILFLCLTFVLTFSTGSFAQDAAKGKELFNANCAACHKLDANSTGPALRGVAERRSSDWLHKWIKDSSGLIKSGDADAVKLFNEWNKVPMNSFPNLSDEDIDNILAYTSEPKPEPTVAKTPESGAAASGGGVSEMIVLGALVVVLAMLVVMLILVRRVLNKVADKNNLLTANETKSLPIWKAFVKNQFLVITSVIVLMLAGAYFAFGYMMQIGVDQNYEPIQPIHFSHKIHAGENGIDCKYCHSSARTSKTSGIPSMNVCMNCHKNISEFTGSPDSTYVDYSKEFYTAEIKKIYDAVGWDPATQSYTGKEKPVKWVRIHNLPDFVYFNHSQHVSVAGLECQTCHGPVETMEIMKQHSPLTMGWCVNCHRETEVNVKDNEYYAKIHEELSKKYGVEKLTAAQLGGLECGKCHY
- a CDS encoding SPOR domain-containing protein — protein: MKNLRTHKVFIIFILTFLFHQKSVAQITIIENSEQKTIDLLLERKMNQNNQFSLYTNYSVQLKNGLKEEAEAVYREFTTEYPQIDATIIFANPKFKVVVGNFKNKIEAENLLKKINYKYPDAFVVKLKH